The following are encoded together in the Cynocephalus volans isolate mCynVol1 chromosome 4, mCynVol1.pri, whole genome shotgun sequence genome:
- the PRPF19 gene encoding pre-mRNA-processing factor 19: MSLICSISNEVPEHPCVSPVSNHVYERRLIEKYIAENGTDPINNQPLSEEQLIDIKVAHPIRPKPPSATSIPAILKALQDEWDAVMLHSFTLRQQLQTTRQELSHALYQHDAACRVIARLTKEVTAAREALATLKPQAGLIVPQAVPSSQPSVVGAGEPMDLGELVGMTPEIIQKLQDKATVLTTERKKRGKTVPEELVKPEELSKYRQVASHVGLHSASIPGILALDLCPSDTNKILTGGADKNVVVFDKSSEQILATLKGHTKKVTSVVFHPSQELVFSASPDATIRIWSVPNSSCVQVVRAHESAVTGLSLHATGDYLLSSSDDQYWAFSDIQTGRVLTKVTDETSGCSLTCAQFHPDGLIFGTGTMDSQIKIWDLKERTNVANFPGHSGPITSIAFSENGYYLATAADDSSVKLWDLRKLKNFKTLQLDNNFEVKSLIFDQSGTYLALGGTDVQIYICKQWTEILHFTEHSGLTTGVAFGHHAKFIASTGMDRSLKFYSL, encoded by the exons tCTCCAATGAAGTGCCAGAGCACCCATGCGTGTCCCCTGTCTCTAATCATGTCTATGAGCGGCGGCTCATTGAGAAATACATTGCAGAGAATGGAACAGACCCCATCAACAACCAGCCTCTCTCCGAGGAGCAGCTCATCGACATCAAAG TTGCTCACCCAATCCGGCCCAAGCCTCCCTCAGCCACCAGCATCCCGGCCATTCTGAAAGCCTTGCAGGATGAGTGG GATGCAGTCATGCTGCACAGCTTCACCCTGCGCCAGCAGCTGCAGACAACCCGCCAAGAGCTGTCCCATGCTCTGTACCAGCACGATGCTGCCTGCCGTGTCATTGCCCGTCTTACCAAGGAAGTCACTGCTGCCCGAGAAG CTCTGGCTACCCTGAAACCGCAGGCTGGTCTCATCGTGCCCCAGGCTGTGCCAAGCTCACAGCCAAGTGTTGTG GGTGCAGGCGAGCCAATGGATTTGGGCGAGCTGGTGGGAATGACCCCTGAGATTATCCAGAAG CTTCAAGACAAGGCCACCGTGCTAACCACAGAGCGTAAGAAG agaGGGAAGACTGTGCCTGAGGAGTTGGTGAAGCCAGAAGAACTCAGCAAATACCGGCAGGTGGCATCCCATGTG GGGTTGCACAGTGCCAGCATTCCTGGGATACTCGCGCTGGACCTCTGCCCCTCTGATACCAACAAGATCCTCACTG GTGGGGCAGATAAAAATGTTGTTGTCTTTGACAAGAGTTCTGAGCAGATCCTGGCCACCCTCAAAGGTCATACCAAGAAGGTCACCAGTGTGGTGTTTCACCCTTCCCAG GAGCTGGTATTTTCTGCCTCCCCAGATGCCACCATTAGGATTTGGTCGGTCCCGAATTCTTCTTGCGTACAGGTTGTTCGGGCCCATGAGAGTGCTGTGACAGGCCTCAGTCTCCACGCCACTGGTGACTATCTCCTGAGCTCTTCTGATGACCAG tactGGGCCTTCTCTGACATCCAGACAGGGCGTGTACTCACCAAGGTGACAGATGAGACCTCTGGCTGCT CTCTCACCTGTGCGCAATTCCACCCTGATGGACTCATCTTTGGAACAGGAACTATGGACTCTCAGATCAAGATCTGGGACTTGAAG GAACGCACCAATGTGGCCAACTTCCCTGGCCACTCAGGCCCCATCACCAGCATTGCCTTCTCTGAGAACGGCTACTACCTGGCTACAGCGGCTGATGACTCCTCTGTCAAGCTCTGGGATCTGCGCAAGCTTAAGAACTTTAAGACACTGCAGCTGGATAACAACTTTGAG GTGAAATCACTGATTTTTGACCAGAGTGGTACCTACCTAGCCCTTGGGGGCACAGATGTCCAGATCTACATCTGCAAACAGTGGACTGAgattcttcattttacag AACATAGTGGCCTGACCACAGGGGTGGCCTTTGGTCACCATGCCAAGTTCATCGCTTCAACAGGCATGGACAGGAGCCTCAAGTTCTACAGCCTGTAG